In Bacteroidota bacterium, a single genomic region encodes these proteins:
- a CDS encoding multicopper oxidase domain-containing protein — MKMMKSVLIIFLTLMSGVLLAQNQLIIPDTISGTQFNLTLQNGTHQFLVGDITQTMGVNGNILGPTLIMNKGDEVNISINNQLGDTTTIHWHGMHVAPENDGGPHSIILPNAIWNPIFTVLDKAGTYWYHPHLHMRTNEHVSKGIAGFVLVRDSEEAALVLPRTYGVDDFPLAIQTKDFDSNNQVIVPSNNDDIVMVNATIDANLDVPAQVVRFRLLNGTSQRVLNIGLSNNTEFYQIGSDGGLLSSAITLTRLELPPGARVEILIDFNNMQGQTMELKSYASELPNGIYGASYPGHMTMMTLDGYEPNPINGADYNLMQFTVIAQTANPVNTIPSNLVSVVPIPESEAVITRSLTFTPESMGSSQLNGLFHINGESFNMEVINYTIPLNNIEIWSIFNQSAIAHPFHIHDVQFFVLDRNGVAPPLSEQGRKDVILIKHQETVRFIAKFDDFANTEIPYMYHCHMLVHEDGGMMGQFLVVDSSNTNISNNLARENGIQIYPNPANEQDVFIKSENQISYYEIFNTSGLLIKKQEFNNLVYNAKIETKFLPAGVYILKINVDGIIFTDKLINY, encoded by the coding sequence ATGAAAATGATGAAATCAGTTTTAATTATATTTCTTACTTTAATGTCGGGTGTATTGCTCGCCCAAAATCAATTAATTATTCCGGATACAATTTCAGGGACACAATTCAACCTTACTCTACAAAATGGCACACACCAATTTCTTGTTGGCGACATTACGCAAACCATGGGTGTTAATGGAAACATTCTTGGTCCAACATTGATCATGAATAAAGGTGATGAAGTAAATATTAGTATTAATAATCAGCTTGGAGATACTACTACCATTCACTGGCATGGAATGCATGTAGCTCCCGAAAATGATGGTGGTCCTCATTCAATAATACTCCCAAATGCAATATGGAATCCCATATTTACAGTTTTGGATAAAGCCGGCACCTATTGGTATCATCCCCACCTGCACATGAGAACAAATGAACATGTGTCTAAGGGAATTGCCGGTTTTGTATTGGTTCGCGATTCGGAAGAAGCAGCATTGGTACTCCCAAGGACTTATGGAGTTGATGATTTTCCATTAGCTATTCAGACAAAAGATTTTGATAGTAATAATCAAGTTATCGTACCTTCAAATAATGATGATATTGTAATGGTTAATGCAACCATAGATGCAAATCTGGATGTTCCTGCACAGGTGGTCAGGTTTAGATTACTCAACGGTACATCTCAAAGGGTTTTGAATATTGGTTTGTCAAATAATACAGAATTTTATCAGATTGGATCAGATGGTGGTTTATTAAGTAGTGCTATTACACTAACACGTCTTGAGCTACCTCCAGGTGCAAGAGTAGAGATTCTTATTGATTTCAACAATATGCAAGGGCAAACTATGGAATTAAAAAGTTATGCTTCGGAGTTACCAAATGGAATTTATGGAGCAAGCTATCCTGGACATATGACAATGATGACCTTAGATGGATATGAACCAAACCCTATCAATGGTGCTGATTACAATTTAATGCAATTTACAGTAATTGCACAAACCGCAAATCCTGTAAACACTATCCCTTCCAATTTAGTTAGTGTTGTCCCTATTCCTGAATCTGAAGCAGTTATTACAAGGTCACTTACTTTTACACCTGAATCTATGGGATCAAGTCAACTCAACGGTTTGTTTCATATCAACGGAGAAAGTTTTAATATGGAAGTAATTAATTATACGATACCTTTGAATAACATAGAGATTTGGAGTATTTTTAATCAATCAGCTATTGCTCATCCTTTTCATATTCACGATGTGCAATTTTTTGTGCTTGACAGGAATGGAGTTGCTCCGCCATTAAGTGAGCAGGGAAGAAAAGATGTAATCTTGATTAAACATCAGGAAACAGTTAGGTTTATTGCCAAGTTTGATGATTTTGCAAATACTGAGATTCCATATATGTATCATTGCCATATGTTAGTTCATGAAGATGGAGGTATGATGGGACAATTTTTGGTGGTTGATAGTAGTAACACTAACATATCTAATAATTTAGCAAGAGAAAACGGAATACAGATTTACCCAAATCCTGCAAATGAGCAAGATGTTTTCATTAAATCAGAAAATCAAATTTCATACTATGAAATATTTAACACATCAGGTTTATTAATAAAAAAACAAGAGTTTAATAATCTTGTGTATAATGCAAAAATTGAAACAAAGTTTCTTCCTGCTGGAGTCTATATCCTGAAAATTAATGTTGATGGTATCATTTTTACTGATAAATTGATTAACTATTAA
- a CDS encoding sulfite exporter TauE/SafE family protein, whose amino-acid sequence MEWYIILALIGAGFLAGFINTLAGSGSLISLPLLMFLGLPANVANGTNRIAILLQNIIGVGSFKQQKVLNFKQGIWLAIPAIVGSIIGAQFAISLSEEIMSRTIGILLIVMFLLIVFKPDIWIKGQAGIMEKKPGFLQIVVFFFIGIYGGFIQAGVGFFLLAGLVMAAGFDLVRANAVKLFIVLLYTPFALFVFIINSQVDYKYGFILAAGNMLGAFVASRFAVSWGPKFIRYVLLVIIFLAATKLIFF is encoded by the coding sequence ATGGAATGGTACATTATTTTAGCCTTAATTGGAGCCGGATTTTTGGCTGGTTTTATCAATACGCTTGCTGGCAGCGGTTCTTTAATTTCTTTACCACTTTTAATGTTTCTCGGATTGCCTGCAAATGTTGCAAACGGTACGAATAGAATTGCAATTCTACTGCAAAATATTATTGGAGTTGGCAGTTTTAAACAACAAAAAGTTCTGAATTTCAAACAGGGAATTTGGTTAGCAATTCCTGCAATTGTTGGTTCAATAATAGGTGCCCAATTTGCGATTTCACTTAGTGAGGAAATCATGAGCAGAACAATCGGTATTTTGCTGATTGTTATGTTTTTGCTAATTGTCTTTAAACCAGATATTTGGATTAAAGGGCAAGCAGGTATAATGGAAAAGAAACCCGGATTTTTACAGATCGTAGTTTTCTTTTTTATAGGAATTTATGGCGGATTTATCCAGGCCGGTGTTGGTTTTTTCCTTTTGGCCGGATTAGTAATGGCTGCCGGTTTCGACCTTGTAAGAGCAAATGCCGTCAAATTATTTATAGTTCTACTTTATACACCTTTTGCATTGTTTGTTTTTATAATTAATAGTCAGGTAGATTACAAATACGGATTTATTCTTGCAGCAGGAAATATGCTTGGAGCATTTGTTGCATCAAGGTTTGCTGTAAGCTGGGGACCAAAATTTATTCGATATGTTTTGTTGGTGATAATTTTTTTGGCAGCTACGAAACTCATTTTTTTCTAA